Proteins found in one Thalassomonas actiniarum genomic segment:
- a CDS encoding lipopolysaccharide biosynthesis protein, which produces MTALNSREHKGGIVQMLLSGRLRGRAIWVLLAKLLASFLALLFHFLLARQLSSAQYGLFSLAMTCILFSCAFAKQGLEPLLIRHLAVKKQAGIRDVYCFFILYAGLSACVVAALLLLFGSFLALDIVKQPKLLELMPAMAMLTVLQTFLAVNSSALRGRGYPGVSLLFTGAVTFALALLFLLLQPPLTAVGAINQILFSSMFACLLSFAVTGSKLQLGVASEQHGRSVLSGAMELIQNRPLLKGGKDLFVISLAALATQQLATVILARYAELSEVASFALAAKLALLMTYPLMVINAITAPMYARYWGQKQLTAFKSLSVKSNRVLLLAATILLLLVYSLSQPLLGVFGSKYQNAVQLLQILALGHWVNLATGSVVSMLIMAGHERVHRRNTLIITVVNIAALLWLVPLYGSYAAAWITCAAMVVKNLVALYFVRKLIFSRIGESGNSMI; this is translated from the coding sequence GTGACAGCCTTGAACAGCCGGGAGCATAAAGGGGGCATTGTGCAGATGTTGCTTTCAGGGCGTTTAAGGGGGCGGGCTATTTGGGTGTTACTGGCAAAATTGCTGGCATCTTTTCTTGCCTTGCTGTTTCACTTTTTACTGGCCAGGCAGCTCTCCAGTGCTCAATATGGCCTTTTTAGCTTGGCGATGACCTGTATCCTTTTTAGCTGTGCCTTTGCTAAGCAAGGACTGGAACCTTTACTTATTCGCCATTTAGCGGTGAAAAAGCAGGCTGGCATCCGGGACGTTTATTGCTTTTTTATCCTTTATGCCGGGTTAAGTGCTTGTGTCGTTGCGGCTCTATTGCTGTTGTTTGGCAGCTTTTTAGCACTGGATATAGTAAAACAGCCAAAACTTCTTGAGCTGATGCCTGCGATGGCTATGTTGACCGTACTGCAAACCTTTTTGGCCGTTAATAGCAGTGCGTTAAGAGGCAGAGGTTATCCAGGCGTTAGTTTGCTGTTTACCGGGGCGGTAACCTTTGCCCTGGCACTGCTTTTTTTATTATTACAGCCGCCGTTGACGGCTGTAGGCGCCATTAATCAGATACTTTTTTCGAGTATGTTTGCCTGCTTGTTGAGCTTTGCCGTTACCGGCAGCAAGTTACAGCTTGGCGTTGCGTCAGAGCAACATGGCAGGTCCGTGCTTTCAGGCGCTATGGAGCTAATTCAAAACCGTCCTTTGCTTAAAGGCGGTAAAGATCTCTTTGTGATCTCATTGGCGGCACTGGCGACCCAGCAATTGGCTACCGTTATTTTAGCGCGTTATGCTGAATTATCTGAAGTCGCCAGTTTTGCTTTGGCAGCCAAACTGGCACTGCTGATGACTTATCCGTTAATGGTGATTAATGCTATTACAGCGCCTATGTATGCAAGGTACTGGGGCCAGAAACAGTTGACGGCATTTAAATCTTTGTCGGTAAAAAGCAACCGGGTGTTGTTGCTTGCTGCCACCATTTTGTTATTGCTGGTTTATTCACTATCCCAGCCCTTACTGGGCGTATTTGGCAGTAAGTATCAGAATGCCGTTCAGCTTTTACAGATACTAGCTCTGGGTCATTGGGTAAATCTGGCAACTGGCTCAGTCGTTTCCATGCTGATTATGGCGGGTCATGAGCGGGTACATCGCCGTAATACCCTGATTATTACCGTCGTTAATATTGCCGCGCTGTTGTGGCTTGTCCCTTTGTATGGCAGCTATGCTGCCGCCTGGATAACTTGTGCCGCAATGGTGGTTAAAAACCTGGTGGCCCTTTATTTTGTTAGAAAGCTGATTTTTTCCCGGATCGGCGAAAGTGGAAACTCAATGATATGA
- a CDS encoding tetratricopeptide repeat protein, whose product MKKNKMADLFAVAQQAFDSRDYKRAFSSLNKFKRAKTEIKFEHVLLEAKVNLALKKFEKALLFKTAGEQLAVSAKQKVEWHNYVAEIYQARHQVEGVIYHLEQSLALDKSIANAVARHRLLTHYVQQEQYDKAREVGYKLLDWQGYFISAAFLLMDCVFATDDKTEGLKLAKSLTGHSDYLAEKEMIHIFNKLLKVKAIDEAQLFVEKEKKSKGVQYWHQIAQAIILVHQQQISRAITLFKEIKGAGSIYEMDFHRALRDFYFNARQESQFFALAGDFHDDYFNLVYLEEYVSLEEHDKLITYTVQPGIAPFLHCMADYNKLISYWLLGRLDDCVALLRTNKEFISISHQGHPKHLKIPHIFMVYIQALVRDRLRKKPEAQVPGHQVIYVIGESHALGLHDQIFRCGDSSYQGRVKFIKGIQMHHLAGEGDNKYKYYLRRHLGSIEDNASVLFTIGEIDCRIGKGLSLAAKKLRRPLDELIDQTVKGYIEYIKLSLQTKPIKKVYIQGIPAPNIEKYPWLDLAGHVRLIQKVNVLLKSQVLAQQWFFIDVYAATSDVSGWSHGKRHLDACHLKPSLYEDVTAWIASPQ is encoded by the coding sequence ATGAAAAAAAATAAAATGGCGGATTTGTTTGCGGTTGCTCAGCAGGCTTTTGACAGCAGAGATTATAAGAGAGCATTTTCAAGTTTAAACAAGTTTAAACGGGCGAAAACAGAGATTAAATTTGAACATGTTTTATTAGAGGCTAAAGTCAATCTGGCGCTGAAAAAATTTGAAAAGGCTCTTTTGTTCAAGACCGCCGGCGAGCAACTGGCTGTTTCAGCGAAGCAAAAAGTGGAGTGGCATAATTACGTGGCAGAAATCTACCAGGCCCGGCACCAGGTAGAAGGAGTTATCTATCATCTTGAGCAGAGCCTTGCTCTGGACAAGTCGATTGCCAATGCCGTAGCGAGACATCGCTTGTTGACGCATTATGTACAACAGGAGCAATATGATAAGGCCAGGGAAGTGGGATATAAGCTGCTCGACTGGCAGGGATATTTTATTTCAGCGGCGTTTTTGCTTATGGATTGTGTATTTGCAACTGATGATAAGACAGAAGGACTTAAACTGGCAAAATCTTTAACCGGCCACAGTGATTACCTGGCTGAAAAAGAGATGATTCATATTTTCAATAAGTTGCTTAAGGTAAAGGCAATTGATGAGGCACAACTGTTTGTTGAAAAGGAGAAAAAAAGCAAGGGTGTGCAATATTGGCATCAGATAGCGCAGGCGATCATCCTGGTACATCAGCAACAAATTTCCCGGGCGATAACTTTATTTAAAGAAATAAAAGGGGCCGGTTCTATTTATGAAATGGACTTTCATCGGGCATTAAGAGATTTTTATTTTAACGCCCGCCAAGAAAGCCAATTCTTTGCTCTGGCAGGGGATTTCCATGATGATTATTTTAACCTTGTTTATCTTGAAGAATATGTTTCTTTGGAAGAACACGATAAACTGATTACCTATACTGTTCAGCCTGGTATAGCTCCATTTCTTCATTGCATGGCTGATTATAACAAACTGATCAGTTATTGGCTTTTAGGCCGGTTGGATGACTGTGTTGCGCTTCTTCGCACTAACAAGGAATTTATATCCATATCTCATCAAGGTCATCCTAAGCACCTGAAAATACCTCATATTTTTATGGTGTATATTCAGGCGCTGGTGCGTGATCGTCTGCGGAAAAAGCCTGAGGCTCAGGTTCCTGGTCATCAAGTTATATATGTCATTGGCGAGTCCCATGCTCTAGGGTTGCATGATCAGATCTTTCGCTGTGGTGATAGCTCTTACCAAGGCCGTGTTAAGTTTATCAAAGGCATCCAGATGCACCATCTCGCCGGTGAGGGCGATAATAAATATAAGTATTACCTGCGCCGCCATTTGGGGAGCATTGAAGATAATGCCAGCGTACTTTTCACTATAGGTGAAATTGATTGCCGCATAGGCAAGGGGCTGAGTCTGGCTGCCAAGAAATTGCGACGCCCGCTGGATGAGCTAATTGATCAGACGGTTAAAGGCTATATTGAATATATTAAACTATCCCTGCAGACGAAACCGATAAAGAAGGTTTATATTCAGGGCATCCCTGCCCCTAATATTGAAAAGTACCCCTGGCTGGACTTAGCCGGTCATGTCAGGCTGATTCAAAAAGTCAATGTTCTGTTGAAAAGTCAGGTATTGGCCCAGCAGTGGTTTTTTATCGATGTTTACGCTGCTACTAGTGACGTTAGCGGCTGGAGTCACGGAAAGAGACATTTAGATGCCTGCCATTTGAAACCTTCTTTGTATGAGGATGTAACCGCCTGGATTGCTTCCCCTCAGTGA
- a CDS encoding sulfotransferase family 2 domain-containing protein → MFKRLKKIIPFSYYPYKAFMHKHKCIFVHIPKNAGSSVLTLFYDQGGRKHAKWYEFYESNDYFFRRYHKFAIVREPLARLYSAYRYCLKGGNQQSDDLALREIILANSNGFSDFIEFVLDADFLMLQLLFQPQYLYLYDRQLICKIDTVLRYETLHKDWQALAASQGYPMELPKVNAAAVESPVPKISPRALAKVYSLYRLDYQLLAYPQKSECSCDSLEQPGA, encoded by the coding sequence ATGTTTAAGCGTCTAAAAAAAATTATTCCCTTTAGCTATTACCCCTATAAAGCGTTTATGCATAAGCATAAGTGTATCTTTGTCCATATTCCTAAAAATGCCGGAAGTAGTGTTTTAACCTTGTTTTATGATCAGGGCGGGCGAAAGCATGCCAAGTGGTATGAATTTTATGAAAGCAATGACTATTTTTTCAGGCGATATCATAAATTTGCCATAGTCAGGGAGCCGTTGGCACGACTGTACTCGGCATACCGTTACTGTCTTAAAGGCGGTAACCAACAAAGTGACGATCTTGCATTGCGTGAGATAATTCTCGCCAACAGTAATGGTTTTTCAGATTTTATTGAGTTTGTGCTGGATGCGGACTTTTTAATGCTGCAATTGCTTTTTCAACCGCAATATTTGTATCTTTATGATCGCCAGCTTATTTGTAAGATTGATACCGTGTTACGCTATGAAACGTTACATAAGGATTGGCAAGCACTGGCTGCCAGTCAGGGGTATCCTATGGAATTGCCAAAAGTGAATGCCGCAGCGGTTGAATCACCAGTGCCGAAAATTTCCCCCAGGGCGTTGGCTAAAGTATATTCGCTCTATCGCCTTGATTATCAGTTATTAGCTTATCCGCAAAAATCAGAGTGTAGCTGTGACAGCCTTGAACAGCCGGGAGCATAA
- a CDS encoding sulfotransferase family 2 domain-containing protein has protein sequence MISTFDQCLFVHIPKVAGQSIESAFLARAGLSWQQREAFLLRPNKDPALGPPRLAHLTALEYLELGYLEPEVFTRLFKFSFVRNPWDRLVSEYTYRQYKMSFKDFLFRGFPTVKDDDYALSQDLYRHVLPQHYFLYDQEGKLLVDFVGKFENLQQDFARVSEIITGQVLPLPHKNETPASGARAVLSRLFKQKKKKTTKPHYREYYDEESRAFVADLYQQDIALFDYQF, from the coding sequence ATGATATCAACTTTTGATCAATGCTTATTTGTTCATATTCCTAAGGTGGCCGGGCAGAGTATTGAATCTGCTTTTTTGGCCCGGGCCGGCTTAAGCTGGCAGCAAAGAGAAGCTTTTTTGCTCCGTCCTAATAAAGATCCTGCCTTGGGACCGCCGAGATTGGCACATCTGACGGCATTGGAATACCTGGAGTTGGGCTATCTGGAGCCCGAGGTCTTTACTCGGCTTTTTAAATTTTCCTTTGTTCGCAATCCCTGGGATCGGCTGGTCTCTGAATATACGTACCGCCAGTACAAAATGTCTTTTAAAGATTTTTTGTTTCGTGGTTTTCCAACGGTAAAAGATGATGATTATGCGTTATCTCAGGATCTTTATCGCCATGTATTGCCTCAGCATTATTTCCTTTATGATCAAGAAGGAAAGTTACTGGTGGATTTTGTTGGCAAGTTTGAAAATCTGCAGCAAGATTTTGCCCGGGTTTCGGAGATAATTACCGGGCAGGTTTTGCCTCTGCCGCACAAAAATGAAACCCCGGCTTCAGGGGCGCGGGCGGTGTTGAGTCGGCTATTTAAACAAAAAAAGAAAAAAACTACCAAGCCGCATTACCGGGAATATTATGATGAAGAAAGTCGGGCATTTGTTGCCGACTTGTATCAGCAGGATATTGCGTTATTTGACTATCAGTTTTAG
- a CDS encoding glycosyltransferase, whose product MLKRLLKTLPLFKNVYQAKKLAEQLTVAQYQLTLAVNHIALLNHKFLADQRVADGHGVSGDVLPKASCQQLLTVSLTTYGKRLSTVHLTILSLLRQTLKPQRLILWLAEDEFTLEQLPECLLELQQFGLEIAFCPDIRSYKKLIPALKRYPDDIIITFDDDVIYPQDQIERLYQAHLAEPAAVICHRAHRISKKANGDIKPYIQWPFDISSAKSGFDIYPVGIGGVLYPPGSLNPEVMNEPAFMRLCPYADDMWFKVMALKNLTPAKVVDNPTPYRDYLQTPGSQAVSLWESNREKNDWQLQALLSAYPELIGQVQAFS is encoded by the coding sequence ATGCTTAAAAGACTATTAAAAACTCTTCCTTTATTCAAGAATGTCTATCAGGCAAAAAAGCTTGCCGAGCAACTAACTGTCGCTCAGTATCAGTTAACCTTGGCGGTGAATCATATTGCCTTGCTAAACCACAAGTTTTTAGCTGATCAAAGGGTTGCTGACGGCCATGGTGTCTCCGGGGATGTTTTGCCGAAAGCCTCTTGCCAGCAGCTTCTGACCGTTTCGTTAACAACTTATGGTAAACGGTTATCGACGGTTCACCTGACCATATTAAGTTTGCTACGGCAAACCCTGAAGCCTCAACGCCTGATATTATGGCTGGCTGAAGATGAGTTTACGCTTGAGCAATTGCCTGAGTGCTTGCTGGAGCTGCAGCAATTCGGCTTAGAAATTGCCTTTTGTCCGGACATCCGTTCATACAAAAAGCTTATCCCGGCCCTTAAACGTTATCCGGATGACATTATTATTACATTCGATGATGATGTTATTTATCCGCAGGATCAAATCGAACGTTTATATCAGGCACATTTAGCCGAGCCTGCGGCCGTTATTTGTCATCGTGCGCATCGTATCAGTAAAAAAGCAAATGGCGATATTAAGCCCTATATCCAATGGCCGTTTGACATTTCTTCTGCAAAGAGCGGTTTTGATATTTATCCGGTTGGTATCGGTGGTGTGCTTTACCCTCCGGGAAGCTTGAATCCTGAAGTGATGAATGAGCCGGCTTTTATGCGCTTATGCCCCTATGCGGATGATATGTGGTTTAAGGTTATGGCGTTAAAAAACCTTACTCCGGCCAAGGTCGTTGATAACCCGACCCCTTACCGTGATTATCTGCAAACTCCCGGGAGTCAGGCTGTGAGTTTGTGGGAGAGTAACAGAGAAAAAAATGATTGGCAGTTACAGGCCCTGCTGAGCGCATATCCCGAATTAATCGGTCAGGTACAGGCTTTTTCATGA
- a CDS encoding tetratricopeptide repeat-containing sulfotransferase family protein, whose translation MNSKEQALLAKSRNYYQQKMYAKAERTIAKIKSTDSEVYKLAMQVYFSLKQYAKCSQKAELYLRENPNLHGKKQAYLLLAKSQLELEQVSSARINLEKSMSLDSSIDNAEAIVALLMVYMTEYNLVGVETLAPRLKSWSKYFLISSLFLIRSAARMGKRELLKKRLMDIFPYAEAIEGNNAAEIVNFMMDLGLYDEATTLIFRHKKVNPKANPRSLLSKLYLFKKQYQEVIDWFDESKLEQYPATGYHCAVALDKQEDYARAFTYLTSAAKIRKKEQEKAKQPDYVKLYLSALNKLKPVQSQANPNGYQHVFAVGFPRSGTTLLDNVLDTQAEVMVLSEPPTIQFVVDAFASKLKKNYPRDLASLTEEEIEVLREVYFNTLRMIDQAAPQNGVLVDKNPHHTVHLPLIKTLFPHAKIILSLRHPLDVCLSCFQIDFSANEHNRYLVTLDEIVNRYQEVFSLVEGYQTNLNIDYLELRYEDLLSDFDAEMLRVFNYIGLEGDDSYKEFHKHAGGKYVVSASRGQTDQPLYNSSKEKWRNYQEQLGVYIPALAHFIDKYGYSTE comes from the coding sequence TTGAACAGTAAAGAGCAAGCGCTACTGGCCAAATCCCGTAATTACTACCAGCAAAAAATGTACGCTAAGGCTGAGCGCACGATCGCCAAGATCAAAAGCACTGACAGCGAAGTCTATAAATTAGCGATGCAAGTGTATTTTTCTCTGAAGCAATATGCTAAATGCAGTCAAAAGGCTGAGTTATACCTGAGGGAAAATCCGAATTTACATGGTAAAAAGCAGGCTTATCTTTTGCTGGCAAAGTCCCAGCTAGAATTAGAGCAAGTCAGCTCTGCGCGTATTAACCTTGAAAAATCAATGTCACTTGACAGTTCAATAGATAATGCTGAGGCCATTGTCGCTTTGCTTATGGTTTATATGACTGAGTATAACCTTGTTGGTGTCGAAACCCTGGCTCCTAGATTGAAATCCTGGTCAAAATATTTTCTTATTTCCTCATTATTTTTAATCCGCTCTGCAGCGAGAATGGGTAAACGTGAGCTATTAAAGAAACGGCTAATGGATATTTTTCCTTATGCTGAAGCCATTGAAGGGAACAATGCCGCCGAAATTGTGAATTTTATGATGGATTTAGGCCTGTATGACGAGGCAACGACATTAATTTTCAGGCATAAGAAAGTAAATCCGAAGGCTAATCCCAGGTCGTTGTTGTCTAAGCTGTATTTATTTAAAAAGCAATATCAGGAAGTTATCGACTGGTTTGATGAAAGCAAGCTCGAACAGTATCCGGCAACGGGCTATCATTGTGCCGTTGCACTGGATAAACAGGAAGATTATGCCCGGGCCTTCACTTATCTTACTTCCGCGGCCAAAATCCGTAAAAAAGAGCAGGAAAAGGCCAAACAACCTGATTATGTCAAGTTGTATTTATCTGCCTTAAATAAGCTTAAGCCGGTACAGAGCCAGGCGAACCCCAATGGTTATCAGCATGTCTTTGCCGTCGGTTTCCCCCGTTCCGGTACGACGTTATTGGACAATGTATTAGATACTCAGGCAGAGGTTATGGTATTAAGTGAGCCGCCGACAATTCAATTTGTCGTGGATGCTTTTGCCAGCAAATTAAAGAAGAACTACCCCAGAGATCTTGCTAGCTTGACAGAAGAAGAAATTGAAGTGTTGCGGGAAGTATACTTTAATACTCTTAGGATGATCGATCAAGCTGCCCCGCAAAACGGCGTTCTTGTGGATAAAAACCCCCATCATACGGTCCATTTGCCTTTAATTAAAACCTTGTTCCCGCATGCAAAAATAATCTTATCGCTAAGACACCCGCTGGATGTCTGTTTGAGCTGCTTTCAAATTGATTTCAGTGCCAATGAACATAATCGTTATCTTGTAACGCTCGACGAAATTGTTAATCGTTATCAGGAAGTATTTAGCCTGGTAGAGGGTTATCAAACCAATCTTAATATTGATTACCTTGAGCTCCGTTATGAAGATTTGTTAAGCGATTTTGATGCCGAGATGCTCAGGGTCTTTAACTACATCGGGCTGGAAGGGGATGACAGCTATAAAGAATTCCATAAACATGCCGGTGGCAAATATGTCGTTTCCGCATCAAGGGGACAGACAGATCAGCCCCTTTATAATAGTTCAAAAGAAAAGTGGCGCAATTATCAAGAGCAGTTGGGCGTTTATATTCCGGCTCTGGCACACTTTATAGATAAATACGGTTATAGTACTGAATAA
- a CDS encoding sulfotransferase family protein, with product MAVEKLTLQQKLTAEWQWLRQKAYAQNMRMHSTLIEWSIRKASASHRTLPNCMIVGAQKAGSSSLYHYLVQHPQVHASFSKEKHYFDGGTVANLDTFAKGQPWYQAHFPLKTQVKPGDVCIDASPLYLFNPLVAQRIKAQIPHCKIIILLRNPVERAISHYYHVKRFGHEKLTLKDALAQESNRLANALNRKDYQDPAFRLYSYQARGLYLQQIALYQQHFASEQILILNSEVLFSRPEDILPRVFDFLNLDTDYQVPDLKAVNTGNNKTKIAPQDYQSLQDYFALPNQALFEHLGETYVW from the coding sequence ATGGCAGTAGAAAAGCTTACTTTGCAACAAAAATTGACAGCCGAATGGCAATGGTTACGGCAAAAGGCCTATGCTCAAAACATGCGGATGCACAGCACGCTCATCGAATGGTCAATCAGGAAAGCATCGGCTTCACACCGCACCCTGCCAAACTGCATGATAGTCGGCGCCCAAAAAGCAGGCAGCTCCAGCCTCTACCATTACCTGGTCCAACATCCCCAGGTGCATGCAAGCTTTAGTAAAGAAAAGCACTACTTCGACGGCGGCACCGTAGCGAACCTGGATACGTTTGCCAAAGGACAGCCCTGGTACCAGGCCCATTTCCCGTTAAAAACACAGGTTAAGCCCGGTGATGTCTGTATCGATGCCAGTCCATTATATTTATTTAATCCTTTGGTTGCACAGCGCATTAAAGCCCAAATTCCACACTGTAAGATCATTATCTTACTCAGGAACCCTGTTGAAAGGGCTATTTCGCATTATTATCATGTCAAACGCTTTGGTCATGAAAAGCTGACACTAAAAGATGCCCTGGCACAAGAAAGCAACCGGCTTGCCAACGCGTTAAACCGAAAAGATTATCAAGACCCGGCTTTCAGGTTATATTCCTATCAGGCAAGGGGATTATACCTGCAGCAAATCGCCCTGTACCAACAGCATTTTGCTAGCGAACAAATCTTGATTTTAAACAGTGAAGTGCTATTTAGCCGTCCTGAAGATATCCTCCCCCGGGTATTTGACTTTTTAAACCTTGACACCGATTACCAAGTTCCCGACTTAAAAGCCGTCAATACCGGCAACAATAAAACAAAGATCGCGCCACAGGACTACCAAAGCTTACAAGATTATTTTGCGTTGCCTAACCAGGCACTCTTTGAACACCTGGGGGAAACTTATGTCTGGTAG